The following coding sequences lie in one Amycolatopsis cihanbeyliensis genomic window:
- a CDS encoding response regulator, with the protein MIAVLVVEDDRLAAEAHQQYVDRVPGFTVAGVAHSGAEAIRFCEREPVDLVLLDFYLPDTHGLAVCRALRAAGRTVDVIAVTSARDLGVVRAAVSAGIVQYLLKPFTFDALRDKLERYARYRGLLAGSGEVNGQAEVDGMLATLRGTDHASLPKGMSGETLDAISSALAGAGEALSAAAAAAGTGVSRVTARRYLEYLAEHGLAERKPHYGQVGRPEVRYEWVS; encoded by the coding sequence ATGATCGCGGTACTCGTCGTGGAGGACGACCGACTCGCCGCCGAGGCGCATCAGCAGTACGTGGACCGGGTTCCCGGGTTCACCGTGGCGGGCGTCGCGCACTCCGGTGCCGAGGCGATCCGGTTCTGCGAGCGGGAGCCGGTAGACCTGGTACTGCTCGACTTCTACCTGCCGGACACCCACGGGCTCGCGGTCTGCCGGGCGCTGCGCGCGGCGGGCCGCACGGTGGACGTGATCGCCGTGACCTCGGCGCGCGACCTCGGCGTGGTGCGGGCGGCGGTGTCCGCGGGGATCGTGCAGTACCTGCTCAAGCCGTTCACCTTCGATGCCCTGCGGGACAAGCTGGAACGCTACGCCCGCTACCGCGGGCTGCTCGCCGGTTCCGGTGAGGTGAACGGCCAGGCCGAGGTGGACGGGATGCTGGCCACCCTGCGCGGCACCGACCACGCCAGCCTGCCCAAGGGGATGAGCGGGGAGACCCTGGACGCGATCAGTTCGGCACTGGCCGGTGCGGGGGAGGCGCTCTCGGCGGCGGCCGCGGCCGCCGGTACCGGGGTGTCCAGGGTGACCGCTCGCCGCTACCTGGAGTACCTCGCCGAGCACGGTCTCGCCGAGCGCAAGCCGCACTACGGCCAGGTGGGCAGGCCCGAGGTGCGTTACGAGTGGGTCAGCTGA
- a CDS encoding cation:dicarboxylate symporter family transporter produces MHYLYLAVIAAVILGVIVGFAAPDFAAGLKPLGSGFVSLIKMMISPIIFCTIVLGIGSVAKAAKVGRVGMLALGYFLIMSTFALAIGLVVGNVLHPGAGLRLDPADAAAVQQQAGEGEGTVDFLLGVIPESLLSAFTEGSVLQTLLVALLAGFALQKLGAAGQPILRGIEHIQRLVFRILAMIMWVAPVGAFGAIAAVVGETGWAALKSLAVIMLGFYATCLLFIFGVLGAVLWLGARVNIFSLLRYLGREFLLIVSTSSSESALPRLIAKMEHLGVSRPVVGITVPTGYSFNLDGTAIYLTMATLFIATAQGSPLGVGEQISLLVFMIIASKGAAGVSGAGIATLAGGLQSHRPELVDGVGFILGIDRFMSEARALTNFAGNAVATVLIGSWTGELDRTQSRRVLAGHDPFNEATLVDEHKDPEPERAKDAVPA; encoded by the coding sequence ATGCACTACCTGTACCTGGCGGTGATCGCCGCGGTCATCCTCGGGGTGATCGTGGGGTTCGCGGCCCCCGACTTCGCGGCCGGGCTCAAGCCGCTCGGCTCGGGTTTCGTCAGCCTGATCAAGATGATGATCAGTCCGATCATCTTCTGCACGATCGTGCTCGGGATCGGGTCGGTGGCGAAGGCCGCGAAGGTCGGCAGGGTGGGGATGCTCGCCCTCGGTTACTTCCTCATCATGTCCACCTTCGCACTGGCCATCGGCCTGGTGGTGGGCAACGTGCTGCACCCGGGTGCGGGGCTGCGACTCGATCCGGCCGACGCCGCCGCGGTGCAGCAGCAGGCCGGCGAGGGCGAGGGTACGGTCGACTTCCTGCTCGGCGTGATCCCGGAGTCGCTGCTGTCCGCCTTCACCGAGGGCTCGGTGCTGCAGACCCTGCTGGTGGCACTGCTGGCCGGTTTCGCGCTGCAGAAGCTGGGCGCGGCGGGGCAACCGATCCTGCGCGGGATCGAGCACATCCAGCGGCTGGTGTTCCGCATTCTCGCGATGATCATGTGGGTGGCGCCGGTCGGCGCGTTCGGGGCGATCGCCGCCGTGGTCGGCGAGACCGGCTGGGCCGCGCTGAAGAGCCTCGCCGTGATCATGCTCGGCTTCTACGCGACCTGCCTGCTGTTCATCTTCGGCGTGCTCGGCGCCGTGCTCTGGCTCGGGGCGCGGGTGAACATCTTCAGCCTGCTGCGCTACCTCGGCAGGGAGTTCCTGCTGATCGTGTCCACCTCGTCCTCGGAGTCGGCGCTGCCGAGGTTGATCGCGAAGATGGAGCACCTGGGAGTGAGCAGGCCGGTGGTGGGGATCACGGTGCCGACGGGGTACTCGTTCAACCTGGACGGCACCGCGATCTACCTGACCATGGCTACCCTGTTCATCGCCACGGCGCAGGGCAGCCCGCTCGGTGTCGGCGAGCAGATCTCCCTGCTGGTCTTTATGATCATCGCCTCGAAGGGTGCGGCCGGGGTGAGCGGAGCCGGGATCGCCACGCTGGCGGGCGGGCTGCAGTCGCACCGGCCGGAGCTGGTCGACGGGGTGGGCTTCATCCTGGGCATCGACCGGTTCATGTCCGAGGCGCGGGCGCTGACCAACTTCGCGGGCAACGCCGTGGCCACCGTGCTCATCGGTTCCTGGACCGGGGAGCTCGACCGGACCCAGTCCCGCAGGGTGCTGGCGGGCCATGACCCGTTCAACGAGGCCACCCTCGTCGACGAGCACAAGGACCCCGAGCCCGAGCGCGCGAAGGACGCGGTCCCGGCCTGA
- a CDS encoding carbohydrate ABC transporter permease, whose amino-acid sequence MTATRHTTSAVPPPVRTPRRRRDGRAAALYLAPAAVLLLGMLAYPLYQLVLISFYDYGRAEAAGAAPLVFLGFDNYAELLESIKFWVVLAKTIGFATVCVVGSLLVGTTLAVLASRVRAVPRMLLFLAALGAWATPAMAGSYVWLFLFDADFGLVNEVLAGLGLQGMSDHSWTYGTYSAFGLVAMEVIWCSFPFVMVTMYAGIKGISEEVLESAALDGASWTRIATSVILPMLRPLLLIATIQSIIWDFKVFTQIYVMTNGGGVAGRNLVLNVYAYQEAFAGSQYGLGAAIGVVMTLILLSITGLYVRSQRQSVEL is encoded by the coding sequence ATGACGGCAACGCGGCACACCACCTCCGCCGTCCCGCCGCCGGTGCGCACCCCGCGCCGGCGGCGGGACGGTCGCGCCGCGGCGCTGTACCTGGCCCCGGCCGCCGTGCTGCTGCTCGGCATGCTGGCCTACCCGCTTTACCAGCTCGTGCTCATCTCGTTCTACGACTACGGGCGTGCGGAGGCCGCCGGCGCGGCGCCGCTGGTGTTCCTCGGCTTCGACAACTACGCGGAACTGCTGGAGAGCATCAAGTTCTGGGTGGTGCTGGCGAAGACGATCGGCTTCGCCACCGTCTGCGTGGTGGGCAGCCTGCTGGTCGGCACCACGCTCGCGGTGCTGGCCAGCCGGGTCCGGGCGGTACCACGGATGCTGCTGTTCCTGGCCGCGCTGGGGGCGTGGGCCACGCCGGCGATGGCGGGCTCCTACGTCTGGCTGTTCCTGTTCGACGCGGACTTCGGCCTGGTGAACGAGGTACTCGCCGGGCTCGGCCTGCAGGGCATGTCCGACCATTCCTGGACCTACGGCACCTACAGCGCGTTCGGGCTGGTCGCGATGGAGGTGATCTGGTGCTCCTTCCCGTTCGTCATGGTGACCATGTACGCGGGGATCAAGGGCATCTCGGAGGAGGTCCTGGAGTCGGCCGCGCTGGACGGGGCCTCCTGGACCCGGATCGCCACCTCGGTGATTCTGCCGATGCTGCGTCCCCTGCTGCTGATCGCGACCATCCAGTCGATCATCTGGGACTTCAAGGTGTTCACCCAGATCTACGTGATGACCAACGGTGGCGGGGTCGCGGGGCGCAACCTGGTGCTGAACGTCTACGCCTACCAGGAGGCCTTCGCCGGATCGCAGTACGGCCTCGGTGCGGCGATCGGTGTGGTGATGACCCTGATCCTGCTGTCGATCACGGGCTTGTACGTGCGCTCGCAGCGGCAGAGTGTGGAGCTGTAG
- a CDS encoding carbohydrate ABC transporter permease — protein MVAEVVTVVIAGIVAFPLYWMVLSALKPASEVQSANPRPWTFSPTFENFERVLDSAGFARYFLNSTIVAVVVVGLSLLLSFLSAVALTRFRFRGRTVLLVMLLVAQMVPVEALTIPLFFLMRSIGDVAPAFGLNELGSLVLVHLAFQLPLAIWMLRGFVAAVPIELEEAAKLDGASRFRFTWQILFPLVLPGLVAVSVLAFIHAWNDFLFAKTFIISKSENQTLPQAILVYFKPEENDWGAIMAGSTLMTIPVLIFFVLVQRRLVSGLSGAVKG, from the coding sequence ATGGTCGCCGAGGTGGTCACCGTGGTGATCGCCGGGATCGTGGCGTTCCCGCTGTACTGGATGGTGCTGTCCGCGCTGAAGCCCGCGAGCGAGGTGCAGTCGGCCAACCCGCGCCCGTGGACCTTCTCCCCCACCTTCGAGAACTTCGAGCGGGTGCTGGACTCGGCGGGGTTCGCGCGGTACTTCCTGAACAGCACGATCGTCGCCGTGGTGGTGGTCGGGCTCTCGCTGCTGCTGTCCTTCCTCTCCGCCGTGGCACTCACCAGGTTCCGCTTCCGTGGCCGCACGGTGCTGCTGGTGATGCTGCTGGTGGCGCAGATGGTCCCGGTGGAGGCGCTCACCATCCCGCTGTTCTTCCTGATGCGTTCGATCGGCGACGTGGCCCCGGCCTTCGGGCTGAACGAGCTCGGCTCACTGGTGCTGGTGCACCTGGCCTTCCAGCTACCGCTGGCGATCTGGATGCTGCGCGGCTTCGTGGCGGCGGTCCCGATCGAGTTGGAGGAGGCGGCCAAGCTGGACGGTGCGAGCCGGTTCCGGTTCACCTGGCAGATCCTGTTCCCGCTGGTGCTGCCCGGGCTGGTCGCGGTGAGCGTACTGGCGTTCATCCATGCCTGGAACGACTTCCTGTTCGCCAAGACGTTCATCATCTCCAAGTCGGAGAACCAGACCCTGCCGCAGGCGATCCTGGTGTACTTCAAACCGGAGGAGAACGACTGGGGCGCGATCATGGCCGGTTCCACGCTGATGACCATCCCGGTGCTGATCTTCTTCGTGCTGGTACAACGCAGACTGGTCTCCGGGCTGTCCGGGGCGGTGAAGGGATGA
- a CDS encoding lactonase family protein, with amino-acid sequence MIDRRRFLGALGVAGVGSVLGAGAATAAPTGRRGQTVFLGSYSTWGSPPGAGLQVAGRSGAGLSVQHTVPGVPDASFFAFSPGRRTLYVTNELVPDGTVTALDLRDPRRPRVLGSRTTLGAGPTHLSVHPGGRHLLTANYTDGTVVVHPILSGGALGEPTDLARHTGTERDPHAHQVLTDPGGNWVLAVDLGADSVYVYKLDTWSGKLRPHEQVRLPSGAGPRHLAFDPHGRFAYILGELRPEITVASWDAARGKLTLGATVPTVPGSAPEPQYPAEIAVSADGRFVYASNRGEDTLATFAVRGYGRELHRIGENVPTGGAWPRHFTLDPTQRWFYVANQNSGTVTWLPRDPRTGLPGAVAGEVSVPSVAVVAFHC; translated from the coding sequence ATGATCGATCGTCGCAGGTTTCTCGGCGCCCTCGGGGTGGCCGGGGTCGGCAGCGTCCTTGGCGCGGGAGCCGCGACCGCGGCACCCACCGGACGTCGCGGCCAGACCGTCTTCCTCGGCAGCTACTCCACCTGGGGCTCCCCGCCAGGTGCCGGGCTGCAGGTCGCCGGCAGGTCGGGTGCCGGGCTGAGCGTGCAACACACCGTCCCCGGGGTGCCGGACGCCTCGTTCTTCGCCTTCTCCCCCGGCAGGCGGACCCTGTACGTCACCAACGAGCTGGTGCCGGACGGCACGGTCACCGCGCTCGACCTGCGCGACCCGCGGCGGCCGCGCGTGCTCGGCAGCCGGACCACCCTCGGCGCGGGCCCGACGCACCTTTCGGTGCACCCCGGCGGGCGGCACCTGCTCACCGCGAACTACACCGACGGAACCGTGGTGGTGCACCCGATCCTGTCCGGCGGAGCGCTGGGCGAACCCACCGACCTGGCGCGACACACCGGGACCGAGCGCGATCCCCATGCGCACCAGGTGCTCACCGATCCCGGTGGCAACTGGGTACTCGCGGTGGACCTCGGCGCGGACTCGGTATACGTGTACAAGCTGGACACCTGGTCCGGGAAGCTGCGGCCGCACGAGCAGGTACGGCTGCCCTCGGGGGCCGGACCTCGGCATCTCGCCTTCGACCCGCACGGCCGGTTCGCCTATATCCTCGGCGAGCTGCGCCCGGAGATCACCGTGGCGTCCTGGGACGCGGCACGCGGGAAGCTGACCCTCGGCGCGACCGTACCCACCGTGCCGGGCAGCGCACCCGAACCGCAGTATCCGGCCGAGATCGCGGTGTCCGCGGACGGCCGGTTCGTGTACGCCTCCAACCGCGGCGAGGACACCCTCGCCACCTTCGCGGTGCGCGGTTACGGCCGGGAGCTGCACCGGATCGGCGAGAACGTGCCGACCGGGGGCGCCTGGCCCCGGCACTTCACCCTGGATCCCACGCAGCGGTGGTTCTACGTGGCGAACCAGAACTCGGGAACGGTCACCTGGCTGCCCCGCGACCCGCGCACCGGCCTACCCGGCGCGGTGGCGGGTGAGGTGTCCGTGCCCTCGGTCGCCGTCGTCGCGTTCCACTGCTGA
- a CDS encoding SRPBCC family protein: MSLVRYRFRTTWTIGAPPPIVFATLVDLGGYPSWWPNVRSVSRIDDETAELVCRSVLPFALTVHLTRVEENPGAGRLEVALAGDLEGMLSGLVHPHGAGTRLEIAQHVVARKRLLRWLSPLAHPVFRANHALMMRRGRHGLCTRLAGPGGDPARG; encoded by the coding sequence GTGTCGCTGGTTCGCTACCGGTTCCGTACCACCTGGACGATCGGTGCGCCGCCGCCGATCGTGTTCGCCACGCTCGTCGATCTCGGCGGCTACCCCTCGTGGTGGCCGAACGTCCGCTCGGTGAGCCGGATCGACGACGAGACCGCCGAACTCGTCTGCCGGTCCGTGCTGCCGTTCGCGCTGACGGTCCACCTGACCCGGGTGGAGGAGAACCCGGGCGCCGGCCGGCTCGAGGTCGCCCTCGCGGGTGACCTCGAGGGCATGCTCAGCGGTCTGGTCCACCCGCACGGTGCGGGCACCAGGTTGGAGATCGCCCAGCACGTGGTGGCCAGGAAAAGGCTCCTGCGCTGGCTGTCGCCCCTGGCACACCCGGTGTTCCGCGCCAACCACGCCCTGATGATGCGCCGCGGCAGGCACGGGCTGTGCACCCGCCTCGCCGGACCGGGCGGCGACCCCGCCCGCGGGTGA
- a CDS encoding beta-N-acetylhexosaminidase, translating to MSGFDTLLPRPVRVAPSRGECLLADAAAVEVHLDPELPPEGYRLEVEPTGVRAVAADVAGAGHARQTLRQLRGPEAFRAAQIHDGPWRLPCGTVTDHPWLRWRGCLLDVARHFRTKAEVLRFVDLLAVHKMNVLHLHLTDDQGWRIRIDRYPRLTEVGGWRAGSMVGRHGGPQTDGRPHGGFYTAEDLAEIVGYAERRGVRVVPEIDVPGHVQAALAAYPELGVHPERRLEVWTSWGVSEHVLNAEESTVDFFRNVFDEVLEIFPSPVIGIGGDEVPVTQWENDPRSRARAAELGLASPGALHGWFLGRIAEHLRERGRRALGWDEVLDAGTDPGTSTVVGSWRGEEAGLRAAAAGHDVVMCPEQWVYLDHRQSAHPEEPIPVGFLRTLEDVYHYRPRPEGMPVERLLGAQAQVWTEHLDTARRVDYAAFPRLAAFAEVAWSGGGDFAEFLPRLREHHLPRLDALGVEYRPLAGPLPWQTRPGVPGRPRDLSI from the coding sequence ATGAGTGGGTTCGACACGCTGCTGCCCCGCCCGGTGCGGGTCGCACCTTCCCGGGGCGAGTGCCTGCTCGCCGACGCGGCGGCCGTCGAGGTCCACCTCGACCCGGAGCTTCCCCCGGAGGGCTACCGCCTGGAGGTCGAGCCCACCGGGGTGCGGGCGGTGGCCGCCGACGTGGCCGGCGCCGGCCACGCCAGGCAGACACTGCGCCAGCTACGCGGCCCGGAGGCGTTCCGCGCCGCGCAGATCCACGATGGACCGTGGCGGTTGCCGTGTGGGACGGTGACCGATCATCCGTGGCTGCGCTGGCGGGGCTGCCTGCTGGACGTGGCGCGGCACTTCCGGACCAAGGCCGAGGTGCTGCGGTTCGTCGACCTGCTCGCCGTGCACAAGATGAACGTGCTGCACCTGCACCTCACCGACGACCAGGGCTGGCGGATCCGGATCGACCGCTACCCCCGGCTCACCGAGGTCGGTGGTTGGCGCGCGGGCTCGATGGTGGGCCGCCACGGCGGCCCGCAGACCGACGGGCGCCCGCATGGCGGGTTCTACACCGCCGAGGACCTTGCCGAGATCGTCGGCTACGCGGAGCGGCGCGGGGTGCGGGTGGTTCCCGAGATCGACGTTCCCGGGCACGTGCAGGCCGCGCTGGCGGCCTATCCCGAACTCGGTGTGCACCCGGAGCGCCGGCTGGAGGTATGGACCTCGTGGGGGGTCAGCGAGCACGTGCTGAACGCCGAGGAGTCCACTGTGGACTTTTTCCGGAACGTGTTCGACGAGGTGCTGGAGATCTTCCCCTCCCCGGTGATCGGCATCGGCGGGGACGAGGTCCCGGTCACCCAGTGGGAGAACGATCCGCGCAGCAGGGCCCGCGCGGCCGAGCTCGGCCTGGCGAGCCCGGGTGCCCTGCACGGCTGGTTCCTCGGCCGGATCGCGGAACACCTGCGTGAACGCGGTCGGCGGGCGCTCGGCTGGGACGAGGTCCTGGACGCGGGAACCGATCCCGGAACGTCCACGGTGGTCGGATCCTGGCGCGGAGAGGAGGCGGGCCTGCGGGCCGCCGCCGCGGGCCACGACGTGGTGATGTGCCCCGAGCAGTGGGTGTACCTGGACCACCGGCAGTCAGCGCATCCGGAGGAGCCGATCCCGGTCGGCTTCCTGCGCACCCTGGAGGACGTCTACCACTACCGGCCCCGCCCGGAGGGTATGCCGGTCGAGCGGCTGCTCGGGGCGCAGGCCCAGGTCTGGACCGAACACCTGGACACCGCGCGCAGGGTGGACTACGCGGCCTTCCCGCGGCTGGCCGCCTTCGCCGAGGTGGCGTGGAGCGGCGGCGGCGACTTCGCGGAGTTCCTGCCGCGACTGCGCGAGCACCACCTGCCCCGGCTGGACGCGCTCGGGGTCGAGTACCGGCCACTGGCCGGGCCGCTGCCGTGGCAGACCCGCCCCGGCGTGCCCGGCAGGCCGAGGGACCTCAGCATCTGA
- a CDS encoding extracellular solute-binding protein, with the protein MRITRTIAAVMLTALAAAACSPPQSDPAAEGGDQQTGPLRVWLFDEANRAPKEAVVQEAIKEFEAAHDGVTVDVQWVAVETRADKFSGAFNDPANAPDVAEFGNTDVASYAETGALADLTADIESWSAGEDLLPSVLETAKVDGKTYGLPWFTGIRALYYRTDVFDELGLQPPRTLAELTETAREVRAAKPEMYGISVGGKYTYAMLPFLWAHGGELAEQQGDRWQATVDSEEARAGVTAYTDLIKPDICPPEQCADMTGTQSVQAFAGGQAAMTVGGDFNHKAIEEGLTGKYDVVPLPGTEQGSIAPAFAGGNLLGVFQSSQRGSLAVEFIQLLGSAEYQSKMYEAMGNLPTLSSLQRELSASEEFLEPFVTTLQSGTKFVPSTPAWSLIDAQQVLPTAAQQIVTGQQQPDAALADAAQQMNDAFNG; encoded by the coding sequence ATGAGAATCACTCGAACAATCGCGGCGGTCATGCTGACCGCACTCGCCGCGGCCGCATGTTCACCACCCCAGTCGGATCCGGCCGCCGAGGGAGGCGACCAGCAGACCGGGCCGCTGCGCGTCTGGCTCTTCGACGAGGCCAACCGGGCACCCAAGGAGGCGGTCGTCCAGGAGGCGATCAAGGAGTTCGAGGCCGCGCACGACGGCGTCACCGTCGATGTGCAGTGGGTCGCGGTGGAGACACGGGCCGACAAGTTCTCCGGTGCCTTCAACGACCCGGCCAACGCTCCGGACGTGGCCGAGTTCGGTAACACCGATGTCGCCAGCTACGCCGAGACCGGCGCGCTGGCCGACCTCACCGCCGACATCGAGTCCTGGTCCGCGGGCGAGGACCTGCTGCCCAGCGTGCTGGAGACCGCGAAGGTGGACGGCAAGACCTACGGGTTGCCGTGGTTCACCGGGATCCGCGCGCTGTACTACCGCACCGACGTGTTCGACGAGCTCGGCCTGCAACCGCCGAGGACGCTGGCCGAGCTGACCGAGACGGCCCGCGAGGTCCGCGCGGCCAAGCCCGAGATGTACGGGATCTCGGTGGGTGGCAAGTACACCTACGCGATGCTGCCGTTCCTGTGGGCTCACGGCGGCGAACTCGCCGAGCAGCAGGGTGACCGCTGGCAGGCCACAGTGGACTCGGAGGAGGCGAGGGCGGGGGTGACCGCCTACACCGACCTGATCAAGCCGGACATCTGCCCACCGGAGCAGTGCGCGGACATGACCGGCACGCAGAGCGTGCAGGCCTTCGCGGGTGGACAGGCCGCGATGACCGTCGGCGGCGACTTCAACCACAAGGCCATCGAGGAAGGGCTCACCGGCAAGTACGACGTGGTCCCGCTTCCGGGGACCGAGCAGGGCTCGATCGCCCCGGCCTTCGCGGGCGGCAACCTGCTCGGCGTGTTCCAGTCCAGCCAGCGCGGGAGTCTGGCCGTGGAGTTCATCCAGCTGCTCGGCAGCGCCGAGTACCAGTCCAAGATGTACGAGGCGATGGGCAACCTGCCGACGTTGAGCAGCCTGCAGCGGGAGCTGTCCGCTTCGGAGGAGTTCCTCGAGCCGTTCGTGACCACGCTGCAGTCGGGCACCAAGTTCGTGCCCAGCACTCCCGCGTGGTCACTGATCGACGCGCAGCAGGTGCTGCCGACCGCGGCGCAGCAGATCGTCACCGGCCAGCAGCAGCCGGATGCCGCGCTCGCCGACGCCGCGCAGCAGATGAACGACGCCTTCAACGGTTGA
- a CDS encoding ATP-binding protein, giving the protein MSTRRWSLARQLLVLQVVLVAVLVVGGTALAYVDARRATEDRAREEVTAVAATVAGSPYVRTALRTAEPSRELQPFAERVRQDTGVDFITIMDPAGVRYTHPDPGRIGGRFLGNTAPALDGRMFTETYTGTLGPSIRAVAPVTEDAHVTALVAVGITVSAVSAELARRLPPLLLVAGSVLGVGLLGSYLVSVRLRRQTRGVAPAELSSMFEYHRAILRSVREGLVLVGRDGRVALCNHAARELLGLSGDPKGRPAGELGLSPELVTTLEATEPRTDEIHVTDTRVLLVNTAPVTAKDREMGNVVTLRDHTELQSLTGELDTVRGFAESLRSQAHESANRLHAVVSLVELGRVEEALDFATAELETAQQLTDRVMGAVSEPVLAALLLGKSADAVERGAELALTEDTALPDAETGFESRDLVTILGNLIDNAIDAAIEDSRSRRGRPRVTVTVRRDPDALFLRVADTGPGVDPATAREMFRRGWSTKPGGGAAGRGLGLALVGQAVRRYDGTIEVGGDAGAVFTVSLPRAGTEGAG; this is encoded by the coding sequence ATGTCGACCAGACGGTGGAGCCTCGCCCGGCAGTTGCTCGTGCTGCAGGTGGTGCTGGTGGCCGTGCTCGTCGTGGGCGGGACCGCGCTGGCCTACGTGGACGCGCGGCGGGCGACCGAGGACAGGGCGCGCGAGGAGGTCACCGCGGTGGCCGCCACCGTCGCCGGCTCGCCGTACGTCCGCACCGCACTGCGAACCGCGGAACCCAGCCGCGAGCTCCAGCCGTTCGCCGAGCGGGTACGCCAGGACACCGGGGTCGACTTCATCACCATCATGGATCCCGCCGGGGTGCGCTACACCCACCCGGACCCGGGCCGGATCGGCGGGCGGTTCCTCGGCAACACCGCACCCGCACTGGACGGCCGGATGTTCACCGAGACCTACACCGGAACGCTCGGCCCCTCGATCCGGGCGGTCGCCCCGGTCACCGAGGACGCCCACGTCACCGCGCTGGTCGCGGTCGGCATCACCGTCAGCGCCGTCTCGGCCGAGCTCGCCCGGCGGCTGCCGCCCCTGCTCCTCGTGGCGGGCTCGGTGCTCGGGGTGGGGTTGCTCGGCAGCTACCTGGTCAGCGTCCGCCTGCGGCGGCAGACACGCGGGGTCGCCCCGGCCGAGCTGAGCAGCATGTTCGAGTACCACCGAGCCATCCTGCGTTCCGTCCGGGAGGGCCTGGTGCTGGTCGGCAGGGACGGACGGGTGGCGCTGTGCAACCACGCCGCCCGTGAGCTCCTCGGCCTGTCAGGGGATCCGAAGGGCAGGCCCGCCGGCGAGCTTGGCCTGTCCCCCGAACTGGTCACCACCCTCGAGGCCACCGAGCCACGTACCGACGAGATACACGTGACCGACACCCGCGTGCTGCTGGTGAACACCGCGCCGGTCACCGCCAAGGACCGCGAGATGGGCAACGTGGTGACCCTGCGCGACCACACCGAGTTGCAGAGCCTCACCGGCGAGTTGGACACGGTACGCGGGTTCGCCGAGTCGCTGCGCTCGCAGGCGCACGAGTCGGCCAACCGCCTGCACGCGGTGGTGTCCCTGGTCGAGCTCGGCCGGGTCGAGGAGGCGCTGGACTTCGCCACCGCGGAACTGGAGACCGCGCAGCAGCTGACCGACAGGGTGATGGGTGCCGTCTCCGAGCCGGTGCTGGCGGCGTTGCTGCTCGGCAAGTCCGCGGATGCCGTCGAGCGGGGCGCGGAGCTCGCGCTCACCGAGGACACCGCCCTTCCGGACGCGGAGACCGGGTTCGAGTCCAGGGACCTGGTGACCATCCTGGGCAACCTGATCGACAACGCCATCGACGCCGCGATCGAGGACTCCAGGTCCCGGCGGGGGCGACCCCGGGTCACGGTTACCGTGCGGAGGGATCCGGACGCGCTGTTCCTGCGGGTCGCCGACACCGGCCCCGGAGTCGACCCGGCCACCGCGCGGGAGATGTTCCGGCGCGGTTGGTCGACCAAACCCGGCGGCGGAGCGGCCGGCCGTGGGCTCGGGCTGGCACTGGTCGGCCAGGCCGTGCGGCGTTATGACGGAACGATCGAGGTGGGCGGGGACGCCGGGGCCGTGTTCACGGTGTCCCTGCCTCGGGCAGGCACGGAGGGCGCCGGATGA